A single window of Gemmatimonadaceae bacterium DNA harbors:
- the pnuC gene encoding nicotinamide riboside transporter PnuC, which yields MPLAELAQPLAEALRSANPVELIAVAFGLVSVYLSAREHIVSWPTAIVNVAIFFVLFWKAKLYADAVLQLVYLVLSLYGWYEWLYGGAQHSRLQVSRTTRAQWTVLVPLFLVVGLGLGALLDRFTDSPVPYFDALLTTASLVAQWMMTRKLLENWMLWIAADLVYVPLFIQRGLPFTAVQYAVFLLLAAMGWHGWRRSLLSHATGRP from the coding sequence GTGCCCCTCGCCGAACTGGCCCAGCCGCTCGCCGAGGCGCTGCGCTCCGCGAATCCCGTGGAGCTCATCGCCGTGGCCTTCGGATTGGTCAGCGTCTATCTCTCGGCGCGCGAGCACATCGTGAGCTGGCCGACGGCGATCGTGAATGTCGCCATCTTCTTCGTGCTGTTCTGGAAGGCGAAGCTCTACGCCGACGCGGTGCTGCAGCTGGTCTACCTCGTGCTATCGCTGTATGGCTGGTATGAATGGTTGTACGGCGGCGCGCAGCACTCCCGGCTGCAGGTCTCGCGGACGACGCGGGCGCAGTGGACCGTGCTGGTGCCGCTCTTTCTCGTCGTCGGCCTGGGCCTGGGCGCCCTGCTCGATCGCTTCACCGACTCGCCCGTCCCGTACTTCGATGCCCTGCTCACGACCGCGAGCCTCGTGGCGCAGTGGATGATGACGCGGAAGCTGCTGGAAAACTGGATGCTGTGGATTGCGGCCGACCTCGTCTACGTGCCGCTCTTCATCCAGCGCGGCCTCCCGTTCACGGCGGTGCAGTACGCAGTTTTCCTGCTGCTGGCCGCGATGGGCTGGCACGGCTGGCGCCGGTCGTTGCTGTCGCACGCCACGGGGCGCCCGTGA